Proteins encoded together in one Rubripirellula reticaptiva window:
- a CDS encoding TolC family protein: protein MKPYPILGLLASGLFALTLVNSTQAQDLSSNNRLLLTENSSDAIACFAQVRKRVLTHNARLKSQSATLRSLRAQTQQAALLPNPVITFEAENFGGGRTENDLEYTGGVSQRIETGGKRQARTSFAEANADAFELQRGIATAELLANARVAYAEVVAAKSRVNLSKKEVAIRREARQLIERKSSHGGALRLEVEKAEVSLQTAVVVRDQRLQEFQVAKRVLASLWGSNRPHLEIAAQELRLDDPEAELLRTDAREIPQIAFAKANRYAAEQFADMQRALAVPDVTVSARYRRFDATDDHAFVSEVSVPLPLFDRNQFASVGAEEQLKASEFDVANTQSTVNAELESRRDRLRFFLRERNVLQKNVLPQTERVLKSATEAYQLGRISYLDYIDAQTTYLGRRERLIAVTLSAIRNQVDIQRLNGTLMERITQLDQGKCNAQ, encoded by the coding sequence ATGAAACCGTATCCGATATTAGGGTTGCTGGCGTCTGGATTGTTTGCGTTGACCCTCGTCAATTCGACTCAGGCCCAGGATCTTTCATCCAACAACAGACTTTTACTTACTGAGAACTCATCAGACGCGATTGCATGTTTCGCACAGGTGAGGAAGCGAGTGCTGACACACAACGCCCGGCTAAAAAGTCAGTCGGCTACGCTTCGTTCGCTACGCGCCCAAACTCAGCAGGCCGCTTTGCTGCCCAATCCTGTTATCACATTTGAGGCTGAGAACTTTGGCGGAGGCCGAACAGAAAACGATTTGGAATACACCGGTGGTGTGTCTCAACGCATCGAAACGGGAGGAAAGCGGCAGGCACGTACTTCGTTCGCAGAAGCCAATGCCGACGCTTTTGAGCTTCAACGAGGCATAGCCACTGCTGAGCTTCTCGCAAACGCTCGCGTGGCTTACGCGGAAGTGGTTGCCGCAAAAAGTCGAGTGAACCTTTCTAAAAAGGAGGTCGCAATTCGCAGAGAAGCTCGTCAACTCATTGAACGCAAATCTTCGCACGGCGGAGCGTTGAGGCTTGAGGTTGAGAAAGCGGAAGTTTCCCTGCAAACCGCTGTAGTTGTTCGAGACCAACGCTTACAGGAGTTTCAGGTTGCCAAACGCGTTCTTGCGTCGTTATGGGGCAGCAATCGACCACACCTGGAAATTGCGGCTCAGGAACTAAGGCTTGATGATCCAGAGGCGGAGCTTTTACGCACGGATGCGCGAGAGATTCCACAGATTGCCTTTGCAAAGGCCAACCGCTATGCAGCAGAACAATTCGCCGACATGCAGCGTGCATTGGCTGTACCCGACGTCACTGTTTCAGCTAGATACCGACGATTCGACGCCACTGATGACCATGCTTTTGTTTCAGAGGTCTCGGTTCCTTTACCTCTCTTTGACCGAAATCAATTCGCATCAGTTGGAGCTGAAGAGCAATTGAAGGCAAGTGAGTTTGATGTTGCGAACACCCAATCCACAGTCAATGCAGAGCTTGAATCTCGTCGAGATCGCCTGCGTTTTTTCCTTCGGGAGCGCAACGTTCTTCAGAAAAACGTCCTTCCACAAACAGAGAGAGTTCTTAAGTCGGCAACCGAAGCCTATCAGCTCGGTCGAATTAGCTATCTCGACTATATCGATGCACAGACTACCTATCTCGGACGTCGTGAGCGTCTTATCGCTGTGACGCTTTCGGCGATACGCAACCAAGTGGATATCCAACGACTCAACGGCACACTTATGGAACGAATTACTCAACTAGATCAGGGGAAGTGTAATGCTCAATAG
- a CDS encoding TolC family protein, whose amino-acid sequence MTSELLEQVKPELVDAVRIDTPTDLQSLIEKALALHPEIMAARQRVAALQNRIPQATALADPVFGNTFHPIHDQAVQTAAGRIGHQLALSQNIPWPEKLDARGAVAARDVQVARAEVARAERDVVESVRVAYYELWLAGRMIQIVDENRELVDDLIDVAEARYKTGGSQQDVIRAQLEQDRLEDRLIALRRSKDQSRADLGVLVRQPVDLTPTAMTELDVSQVMPDLHLLVAQAEQCNPKLQGLAAEIQRDAAKQRLAYLQNYPDFQLGVGYSIVSNDSSVISPVADGHDAISFSVAVTLPIWRDKINGGINETIHQRNSSINRREAERDRLRGLLRRQVAAAQAANEQLDLFTERVIPRTEKALQIAFVEYVGDKTEYSDVIDLYRELLSHEIQVARTRAVLASTLAQIERAVGCSTDGVQVPQ is encoded by the coding sequence GTGACTTCCGAATTGTTGGAGCAAGTAAAGCCAGAGTTGGTAGACGCAGTCCGCATTGATACGCCCACCGATTTACAAAGCTTGATCGAGAAGGCGCTGGCCTTGCATCCAGAGATCATGGCCGCTCGACAACGCGTTGCTGCACTGCAAAATCGCATCCCTCAAGCTACGGCTTTGGCTGATCCAGTATTCGGAAACACGTTCCATCCCATCCACGATCAGGCCGTGCAGACTGCGGCGGGCCGTATCGGCCATCAACTCGCACTCAGCCAGAATATTCCTTGGCCGGAAAAACTGGACGCTCGTGGAGCGGTCGCCGCGAGGGACGTGCAAGTTGCTCGTGCCGAGGTAGCCAGGGCCGAACGAGATGTCGTCGAATCCGTTCGCGTCGCCTACTACGAGCTGTGGTTGGCAGGTCGCATGATTCAAATTGTGGACGAGAACCGGGAACTAGTCGATGATCTGATTGACGTGGCCGAAGCTCGTTACAAAACAGGTGGCAGCCAGCAGGATGTTATCCGAGCTCAGTTGGAGCAAGACCGACTGGAAGATCGACTCATCGCATTGCGGCGATCGAAGGACCAGTCGCGGGCTGATCTCGGAGTTCTCGTGCGACAGCCCGTCGATCTCACGCCGACCGCGATGACTGAGTTGGATGTCAGTCAAGTAATGCCTGACCTGCATTTACTAGTCGCTCAGGCTGAGCAGTGCAATCCTAAGCTCCAGGGACTCGCTGCTGAAATTCAACGCGACGCCGCCAAACAACGATTGGCATATCTGCAAAATTATCCAGACTTCCAGTTGGGTGTCGGCTATTCGATTGTTAGTAATGACAGCAGCGTCATTAGCCCGGTTGCTGATGGACACGATGCAATCAGTTTCTCTGTCGCTGTTACGTTGCCGATCTGGCGTGACAAGATCAACGGTGGAATCAATGAAACGATTCATCAGCGCAATAGCTCGATTAACCGTCGTGAGGCCGAGCGGGATCGACTACGCGGACTTCTTCGGCGACAAGTTGCGGCGGCACAAGCCGCAAACGAACAGCTTGATCTCTTCACCGAACGAGTCATCCCGAGAACCGAAAAGGCGCTCCAAATTGCATTCGTCGAGTACGTAGGTGACAAGACGGAGTACTCCGATGTGATTGATCTCTACCGTGAACTACTTTCTCACGAGATTCAGGTAGCGCGCACGCGAGCCGTTCTCGCCAGCACGCTAGCTCAGATCGAACGAGCGGTCGGCTGTTCCACAGATGGCGTTCAAGTACCTCAGTAA
- a CDS encoding heavy metal translocating P-type ATPase — MNTTSISAIDPVCGMTVDPGNSRRSEHEGKSYFFCSAVCQTKFEADPAGTLASRAEKDAAKKPTAMKESSCCCSGKYGGSSTKASDPLADPDAIYTCPMHPEIEQVGPGDCPICGMDLEPKVVALTDEGEDKQYSDMKRRFWVGVALSVPLLIIAMGPMVGLRVADWMSQMVFGWLQLALATPVVFWCGWPLLVRGAKSFRTMNLNMFSLIAVGTLAAYLFSLVVVLLPGVIPEAFFENGVPPLYFEAAAVIITLVLLGQVLELRARQQTGGAIRELMKLAPDTAHRITDDGEEDVSLDSVHKGDRLRVRPGEKVPVDGNVLSGSSSVDESMLTGEPMPVKKVEGDEITGGTLNQTGALVMEAVGVGGDTVLNRIVQMVADAQRSRAPIQKLVDVVARYFVPAVIVCSIAAFIGWAVFGPEPQLAHAFVAAVAVLIIACPCALGLATPMSVMVGVGRGAKEGVLIKNAEVLEVMEKVDTIVVDKTGTLTQGRPEVTGVETFGDWNENDLLTLAAAVEAQSEHPLAQAVVRRAKADELQLVEASEFNSITGGGVRARVDDHDVLIGKADLLDEQGIEGVDAGRDKAGSHQAEGATVVFVAIDNKLAAILAITDPIKESTPAALMTLHDLGLKVVMLTGDAEPTAKAVATKLGIDEFHAGVSPEEKHDFVRELKKQGKTVAMCGDGINDAPALAEANVGIAMGTGTGVAIESAGVTLVGGDLRGVAAAANLSRKTMSNIRQNLFFAFIYNALGIPVAAGLLYPIFGVLLSPMIAAAAMSFSSVSVIANALRLRAAKLA; from the coding sequence ATGAACACTACTTCCATCTCTGCCATTGATCCGGTCTGCGGAATGACCGTTGATCCAGGCAATTCGCGTCGTAGCGAGCACGAAGGGAAGTCCTATTTCTTTTGCAGTGCAGTTTGTCAAACGAAATTTGAGGCCGATCCCGCTGGCACGTTGGCATCGAGAGCAGAGAAAGATGCAGCGAAGAAACCCACTGCGATGAAGGAATCATCTTGCTGTTGCAGCGGAAAATATGGTGGATCGTCGACCAAGGCGAGCGATCCCCTGGCAGACCCGGATGCTATTTACACATGCCCGATGCACCCTGAAATCGAGCAGGTTGGGCCTGGCGATTGCCCCATTTGCGGGATGGACTTAGAGCCGAAGGTCGTCGCGTTGACTGATGAGGGTGAGGACAAACAGTATTCCGACATGAAACGTCGCTTTTGGGTGGGCGTTGCGTTGTCAGTGCCATTGCTCATCATCGCGATGGGGCCGATGGTGGGATTGCGGGTAGCTGATTGGATGAGCCAGATGGTGTTTGGTTGGTTGCAGTTGGCCCTGGCGACGCCGGTCGTGTTTTGGTGCGGATGGCCATTGTTGGTTCGCGGAGCCAAGTCGTTTCGCACGATGAACTTGAATATGTTCTCGTTGATCGCGGTGGGAACGTTAGCGGCCTATCTGTTCAGTTTGGTCGTCGTGTTGCTTCCCGGTGTGATCCCAGAGGCGTTCTTCGAGAACGGTGTTCCACCTCTCTACTTTGAAGCCGCGGCAGTGATCATCACCTTGGTGCTGCTTGGGCAAGTGTTGGAACTGCGAGCACGACAGCAGACGGGCGGAGCGATTCGCGAACTCATGAAGCTTGCCCCCGATACGGCACACCGAATCACAGACGATGGCGAAGAAGACGTCTCGCTCGATTCGGTCCACAAGGGCGATCGGCTGCGAGTTCGTCCTGGTGAGAAAGTTCCGGTCGATGGGAATGTTCTCAGCGGTTCGAGCAGCGTCGACGAGTCGATGTTGACGGGCGAGCCGATGCCGGTGAAGAAAGTGGAAGGTGACGAAATCACGGGCGGGACATTGAACCAGACCGGTGCGCTCGTCATGGAAGCCGTCGGTGTTGGCGGCGACACGGTTCTGAACCGCATCGTGCAGATGGTCGCGGACGCACAGCGGAGTCGTGCTCCGATTCAGAAACTGGTCGATGTGGTGGCTCGTTACTTTGTGCCGGCGGTGATCGTTTGTTCGATTGCGGCGTTCATCGGCTGGGCGGTGTTTGGTCCGGAGCCGCAACTGGCTCATGCGTTCGTAGCGGCCGTTGCCGTGTTGATCATTGCTTGCCCGTGTGCGTTGGGGCTGGCAACACCCATGTCGGTGATGGTGGGCGTTGGCCGCGGTGCCAAGGAAGGCGTATTGATTAAGAACGCGGAAGTCCTAGAAGTCATGGAGAAGGTTGACACGATCGTCGTCGACAAGACCGGCACACTGACCCAGGGACGACCGGAAGTGACGGGCGTCGAGACGTTTGGTGACTGGAATGAGAACGATTTGTTGACGTTGGCTGCGGCGGTCGAAGCGCAGAGCGAGCATCCGTTGGCACAGGCGGTCGTTCGCCGAGCGAAGGCGGACGAACTGCAGCTTGTGGAGGCAAGTGAATTTAACAGTATCACCGGTGGTGGCGTTCGCGCTCGCGTCGATGATCATGATGTGTTGATTGGCAAAGCTGACTTGTTGGATGAACAAGGCATCGAGGGCGTCGATGCGGGGCGAGACAAAGCGGGATCGCATCAGGCAGAAGGTGCGACGGTTGTGTTCGTGGCGATCGACAATAAGCTGGCAGCAATTCTCGCGATCACTGACCCAATCAAGGAGAGCACGCCGGCAGCGCTAATGACATTGCATGACCTGGGATTGAAAGTCGTGATGTTGACCGGTGATGCCGAGCCGACTGCGAAAGCCGTGGCGACAAAGCTGGGCATCGACGAGTTTCATGCTGGTGTTTCGCCCGAGGAAAAGCATGACTTCGTTCGTGAGCTGAAGAAGCAAGGCAAGACAGTTGCGATGTGTGGCGATGGGATCAACGACGCTCCGGCACTCGCCGAAGCGAACGTTGGCATCGCCATGGGCACCGGGACAGGCGTTGCGATTGAGTCCGCTGGCGTCACGCTCGTCGGTGGCGATCTGCGCGGTGTGGCTGCGGCGGCGAACTTGAGCCGCAAAACGATGAGCAACATTCGTCAGAATCTGTTCTTCGCATTCATTTACAATGCATTGGGAATCCCGGTCGCTGCTGGGTTGCTGTATCCGATCTTCGGCGTGTTGCTCAGCCCCATGATTGCAGCGGCAGCGATGAGTTTCAGCAGCGTGTCCGTGATCGCGAATGCGTTGAGATTGCGTGCCGCTAAACTCGCCTAA
- a CDS encoding metal-sensitive transcriptional regulator — MLSDDEKKKLNNRLRRVIGQVEAVGRMIEDEEYCVDILMQLSAATGALNKVGQIVLEQHIRTCVSEAIKSGSAKERDEKIEELMTVFRKYGE, encoded by the coding sequence ATGCTCTCAGACGACGAGAAAAAGAAGCTCAACAACCGACTTCGACGAGTCATCGGGCAAGTCGAAGCGGTTGGTCGTATGATCGAGGATGAGGAATACTGCGTCGATATCCTGATGCAGTTGTCCGCCGCGACGGGAGCACTCAATAAAGTCGGCCAAATTGTCTTGGAGCAGCACATCCGCACGTGCGTCAGCGAGGCGATCAAGAGTGGCAGTGCCAAGGAACGTGACGAGAAGATCGAAGAGCTGATGACGGTCTTTCGTAAGTACGGCGAGTGA
- a CDS encoding potassium channel family protein produces MNWFLTAGGFLMTCLGVWETFMAVLHPRATVGPITKGINRGFHFLVRTRMFAHPRVLVYCGPALIVTQVLCWATLLLIGISLVVWPQLGTGITATGSTPTDTGFASAVYYAGFTITTLGVGDLVPRTPAMQFLTITAAGLGFSFFTLVLAYVISVYSTLARRNQFANEIEYRTGRTGDSLSYLRAYLTESDPSLVNQDLYTMSSNIADLLESHHFYPVLHYFRFSEPRYAMSRMLRFCLEVSSMMRAAQQVDTARPAASAEAVDRLWHASMQMLEETKRHFVICHSTHDVPDPRLAIEISRSIGDSDDLSDQLKSAFVDQQSEWLHDLNALAVCTRSEPRKES; encoded by the coding sequence ATGAACTGGTTCTTGACTGCTGGCGGGTTTCTGATGACTTGCCTTGGCGTCTGGGAAACCTTCATGGCAGTTCTGCATCCTCGTGCGACGGTTGGCCCGATCACGAAAGGCATCAATCGTGGCTTTCACTTTTTAGTCCGAACGCGAATGTTCGCTCATCCGCGAGTTTTGGTTTACTGCGGACCGGCGTTGATCGTGACGCAAGTGTTGTGTTGGGCGACGTTGCTGTTGATTGGCATCAGCCTGGTCGTGTGGCCTCAACTCGGCACGGGCATTACGGCTACCGGATCGACACCGACGGATACTGGTTTTGCGAGCGCGGTGTACTACGCTGGCTTCACGATCACCACATTGGGTGTGGGCGACTTGGTGCCGCGAACGCCAGCGATGCAGTTCTTGACAATCACCGCTGCCGGCTTGGGGTTCAGCTTCTTTACGCTCGTGTTGGCTTATGTCATTTCGGTCTATTCAACACTCGCCCGACGCAACCAGTTTGCCAACGAAATTGAGTATCGCACCGGACGAACGGGCGACAGCCTTAGCTATTTGCGAGCGTATCTGACCGAGAGCGATCCTTCGTTGGTCAACCAAGACCTATACACGATGTCGTCGAACATAGCGGACTTGTTGGAGTCGCATCATTTCTATCCTGTCCTGCATTACTTTCGATTTAGCGAACCGCGTTATGCGATGAGCCGAATGCTGCGATTCTGTTTGGAGGTTTCTTCAATGATGCGAGCGGCGCAGCAGGTCGATACTGCCAGGCCCGCCGCCAGTGCCGAGGCTGTCGATCGGCTTTGGCACGCTAGCATGCAGATGCTGGAGGAGACCAAACGGCATTTCGTGATCTGTCACTCGACGCATGACGTTCCCGACCCACGGTTGGCGATCGAGATTTCGCGGTCGATCGGCGACTCTGACGACTTATCGGACCAGCTAAAATCCGCCTTTGTCGATCAGCAATCCGAGTGGCTTCACGACCTGAACGCGCTTGCTGTTTGCACCAGAAGCGAACCCCGAAAAGAATCCTGA
- a CDS encoding PP2C family protein-serine/threonine phosphatase, translating into MDTFKHRWHQLPISRQLLVLVNAILFGFVVLFLVVDYRLRMDRHLNEKQIALTEEAKTMYESLLVAEAHGDVAIQNLVDNVCARMNTDDSPGHHIAADWRGLPYQAISHGHASDEMLSAMRSAADSIGTESRASGAHVVGAFTGPAGTVYISEKRSAVVGATRRSLLIQMFAVLLLGAIAAFVVSAVLRQLIAKPIQGFVSALQSVASGDLSVMARTRSCRELSYLADQINAMTEALDHAQRDHRVHMEKARQIQQNLRPTVNGLVGIDVAELFEPADDVGGDYYDVIPLSDGRYLLCVADVSGHGVPAAMAATLLKAFVSEAAKKSSSPAEILTDVNQRYCEYVMMGHFATMALLVVDPKNRQLTYANAGHEFPFLQIGRDTPVRLNVGDLILGVEDDTHYDEETIPLGDSARLVIVSDGVTEAFDPSDEQYGTKRIEHLLHSVQSCNARELVESFESSIEAFRKGRKAFDDTTLLVAQLT; encoded by the coding sequence ATGGACACATTCAAACACCGATGGCATCAGTTGCCGATCAGCCGGCAACTGCTTGTCCTCGTCAATGCGATTCTCTTTGGGTTTGTCGTTTTGTTTCTTGTCGTTGACTACCGCCTGCGGATGGATCGACATTTGAACGAGAAGCAGATCGCGTTGACCGAAGAAGCAAAAACGATGTACGAATCACTGTTGGTCGCCGAAGCCCACGGAGATGTCGCGATTCAAAATTTGGTTGACAACGTTTGTGCTCGAATGAACACCGACGATTCGCCCGGTCACCATATTGCTGCGGATTGGCGAGGGCTGCCTTACCAAGCGATCTCGCATGGGCATGCTTCCGACGAAATGCTCTCTGCCATGCGTTCGGCAGCTGATTCAATAGGCACCGAATCGAGAGCCTCCGGCGCGCACGTTGTCGGCGCTTTCACCGGACCGGCGGGTACTGTCTACATTTCCGAGAAACGTTCAGCCGTTGTGGGCGCAACACGCCGCTCATTGCTGATCCAGATGTTTGCCGTCTTGTTGCTGGGAGCGATTGCAGCCTTCGTGGTCAGCGCGGTGCTGCGGCAATTGATTGCCAAACCGATCCAAGGCTTCGTTTCGGCGTTACAAAGTGTTGCGTCTGGGGACTTGAGCGTGATGGCACGCACGCGAAGCTGTCGAGAACTGAGTTACCTTGCCGATCAGATCAATGCAATGACTGAGGCGTTGGATCACGCTCAGCGTGACCACCGTGTTCACATGGAAAAGGCACGCCAGATTCAACAGAACCTACGCCCGACAGTGAATGGACTGGTTGGAATCGACGTCGCCGAGTTGTTTGAGCCGGCCGACGATGTTGGCGGTGACTACTACGACGTCATTCCATTGTCCGATGGACGTTATCTACTTTGCGTCGCTGATGTTTCGGGACATGGCGTTCCAGCCGCGATGGCGGCGACGTTGTTGAAGGCGTTCGTGTCGGAAGCAGCAAAGAAGTCGTCCAGCCCCGCTGAAATATTGACAGATGTCAATCAACGTTACTGCGAGTATGTAATGATGGGACATTTTGCGACCATGGCGTTACTGGTCGTTGACCCTAAAAACAGGCAACTGACCTACGCCAATGCTGGCCACGAGTTTCCGTTCTTGCAGATAGGACGCGACACGCCTGTGCGATTGAACGTGGGCGATCTGATCTTGGGCGTCGAGGACGATACGCACTATGACGAAGAAACAATTCCACTAGGCGATTCGGCTCGCTTAGTCATCGTTAGCGACGGAGTGACTGAAGCGTTTGATCCAAGTGATGAGCAATACGGCACCAAACGAATTGAACATTTGTTGCATTCCGTCCAGAGCTGCAATGCTCGTGAACTTGTTGAATCGTTTGAGTCATCCATCGAAGCGTTTCGCAAGGGCCGAAAGGCTTTCGATGACACAACGCTATTGGTGGCACAATTAACTTGA
- a CDS encoding GNAT family N-acetyltransferase translates to MKITSSRSLRWLPYRAMRRIAIANICQFYQSPIDQMPRTPIPDGYTIDSCSSDRLRSHAHELEYQIPERDFEMLDAGHARCFTAFQANSLAGFAWVAFGDIPGQMNHDGKPETGLPIQLSDDAAFVFQVLVLPAYRGRRLYAAIMSQMADQLQTDGIQTLVLTTEGSNQRALKAVDRMGFQNVAQASLFRLGPLCRAKYPTLPNEIGFTIGRYVGDDTAAQSS, encoded by the coding sequence GTGAAAATTACATCTTCACGCTCGCTACGGTGGTTGCCGTACCGAGCGATGCGGCGAATAGCGATTGCGAATATCTGTCAATTTTATCAATCGCCCATTGACCAGATGCCGCGAACACCCATCCCCGATGGATACACGATCGACTCGTGTTCCTCCGATCGCCTTCGCTCGCACGCGCACGAACTGGAATATCAAATCCCAGAACGTGACTTTGAGATGCTAGATGCTGGGCATGCCCGGTGCTTCACAGCGTTCCAAGCCAATTCGCTCGCCGGATTCGCTTGGGTCGCCTTCGGAGACATTCCCGGCCAGATGAACCACGACGGCAAGCCCGAAACTGGTCTGCCAATCCAGCTCTCCGACGATGCCGCGTTCGTATTCCAAGTGCTGGTCTTGCCCGCCTACCGAGGCCGTCGCCTTTACGCAGCAATCATGAGCCAAATGGCCGATCAGTTGCAAACCGATGGAATCCAAACGCTGGTGCTAACCACCGAAGGCTCCAACCAACGAGCATTGAAAGCAGTCGACCGCATGGGTTTCCAAAACGTCGCCCAAGCATCACTTTTTCGGCTTGGCCCACTATGCCGAGCAAAGTACCCGACATTGCCAAACGAAATTGGATTCACAATCGGACGGTATGTCGGCGACGATACTGCGGCCCAATCAAGTTAA